The Nitrososphaerota archaeon genome has a segment encoding these proteins:
- a CDS encoding AAA family ATPase — translation MVDSGSDASGSQKQGESLIEDIRSISEIKKITEAIESQVGSYVVGWEGITKSLIIALLTGGHVLLEGVPGTAKTYLAKLFSDSLSLTFKRIQSTPDLMPADITGSHIFNPKSMEFEFRPGPIFANVVLMDEINRAPPKTQAALLECMQETQVTVDGITSRLQQPFMVIATKNPIEFAGTYQMPVAQLDRFMSRLIMNYPPRGAWVEVLKRKNDRGEVVNVKPLVKASALISARELIQEKVKVSDDILDQITELVRSTRKLPQAVLGASATAAVSLLMASKGYAATVGGRDYVIRDDVKAVVFDTLNHRLMLRQEGPSTPSEEYGLVRVRGIIEQTVNAVTS, via the coding sequence GTGGTTGACAGTGGCTCCGATGCTTCAGGTAGTCAAAAGCAGGGTGAAAGTTTGATAGAAGATATTAGATCTATTTCCGAGATTAAGAAGATCACCGAGGCTATAGAGAGCCAAGTTGGCTCATATGTAGTGGGCTGGGAGGGGATCACAAAATCTTTGATTATTGCTCTATTAACAGGAGGCCATGTTCTCCTTGAAGGTGTGCCGGGAACTGCAAAGACTTACCTCGCAAAGTTATTTTCAGATTCTTTAAGCCTCACCTTCAAGAGAATTCAATCAACGCCAGACCTTATGCCCGCAGATATCACAGGCTCCCACATCTTCAACCCCAAATCTATGGAGTTCGAGTTCAGGCCAGGGCCGATATTTGCAAATGTAGTACTGATGGATGAAATAAACAGAGCCCCTCCAAAGACACAAGCTGCTCTGCTGGAGTGCATGCAAGAAACTCAGGTTACAGTAGATGGGATAACTTCAAGGCTGCAGCAACCGTTCATGGTGATTGCGACCAAGAATCCTATAGAATTTGCGGGGACGTATCAGATGCCCGTTGCCCAACTGGACAGGTTCATGTCAAGGTTGATAATGAACTATCCTCCGAGAGGGGCATGGGTAGAAGTCCTGAAGAGGAAAAATGACAGAGGAGAAGTAGTTAACGTGAAACCTCTAGTCAAGGCATCCGCTTTGATATCTGCAAGGGAATTGATACAGGAGAAGGTCAAGGTCAGTGATGATATTCTTGATCAAATTACTGAGCTAGTAAGGTCTACAAGAAAATTACCCCAAGCAGTTCTAGGAGCCAGCGCAACTGCAGCAGTTTCGCTATTGATGGCGTCAAAGGGCTACGCAGCTACTGTGGGTGGGAGAGATTATGTTATCAGGGACGATGTAAAGGCGGTGGTGTTTGATACACTGAATCATAGATTGATGCTTAGGCAGGAAGGGCCATCTACGCCGTCAGAAGAATACGGTCTAGTTCGAGTAAGGGGTATAATAGAGCAGACAGTTAATGCTGTAACCTCTTAG
- a CDS encoding uracil-DNA glycosylase produces MKTAENKLKLLNKEIIGCEACPRLVSYRKQVAEKKVRRFLNWDYWGRPLPGFGDPRARLLIVGLAPAAHGGNRTGRMFTGDDSGNWLAKALNEIGLANKPYSITKDDGLKLEGAYITAVARCVPPDNKPVSEEIENCSHYLKQELQILKNVKVVLTLGKIALDAYVKYLGLSEKPMFKHGFLYKYKTFPILIASYHPSRQNTRTKILTWETWTEIFKKIKELIKN; encoded by the coding sequence CTGAAAACAGCAGAAAACAAACTGAAATTGCTGAACAAGGAGATTATTGGATGCGAAGCTTGCCCTAGGCTTGTATCTTACAGAAAACAAGTAGCGGAAAAGAAGGTTAGAAGGTTTCTTAATTGGGACTACTGGGGCAGACCTCTCCCGGGTTTTGGAGACCCTAGGGCAAGACTGCTCATTGTAGGACTGGCACCAGCAGCGCACGGGGGCAATAGGACAGGCAGGATGTTCACTGGCGACGATTCGGGCAACTGGCTGGCCAAGGCTCTAAACGAAATTGGTCTTGCGAATAAGCCATACAGTATTACAAAAGACGATGGCCTGAAGCTGGAAGGAGCTTACATAACTGCAGTAGCAAGGTGCGTTCCTCCAGACAACAAACCAGTAAGTGAGGAGATCGAAAACTGTTCTCACTATTTGAAGCAAGAGCTGCAGATTTTGAAAAATGTAAAAGTGGTTTTGACTCTTGGCAAGATAGCATTAGACGCTTACGTTAAGTATCTGGGTCTATCTGAAAAGCCCATGTTCAAGCACGGCTTTTTGTACAAATACAAAACGTTTCCAATTCTAATTGCATCGTACCATCCTAGCAGGCAGAACACACGAACCAAGATACTTACTTGGGAAACGTGGACTGAAATCTTCAAAAAGATTAAAGAACTGATCAAAAATTGA
- the trxB gene encoding thioredoxin-disulfide reductase has translation MTAKLVIIGSGPAGLTAAVYAARAKLQPIVITGFQWGGQLMLTTTVENFPGFIEGIMGPQLMDQMRKQAERFGAEFIDDDVSKVELTNGIKKVYVGGRIIESHTIILATGASAQWLGLESEKRLIGRGVSSCATCDAFFFKDKEVVVIGGGDSAMEESTYLTKFASKVTVVHRRDKLKASKIMQDRAFANPKISFIWNSTVINVLGNDKLEGVVVQNAVDGKASTIQCQGMFLAIGHKPNTEFLKGQIELDQKGYVVRKKWSQTNVDGVFVAGDVHDYRYKQAITAAGYGCEAALDVEKYLEARGIE, from the coding sequence ATGACAGCAAAACTAGTGATTATTGGTTCAGGGCCTGCAGGTCTCACTGCTGCGGTCTATGCGGCAAGAGCCAAATTGCAACCCATAGTTATTACGGGTTTCCAGTGGGGCGGTCAGCTGATGCTAACAACTACTGTAGAAAACTTTCCGGGCTTCATCGAAGGAATAATGGGCCCGCAACTAATGGATCAGATGAGGAAGCAGGCGGAGCGTTTTGGGGCAGAATTCATCGATGACGACGTTTCAAAAGTTGAGCTGACAAATGGAATAAAGAAGGTTTACGTTGGGGGTAGGATCATCGAGTCACACACCATTATACTTGCTACAGGAGCTTCTGCACAATGGCTGGGTCTGGAGTCCGAAAAGAGGCTTATCGGAAGGGGAGTTTCTTCGTGTGCCACATGCGACGCTTTCTTCTTCAAGGACAAGGAAGTCGTAGTAATTGGAGGAGGAGACTCAGCAATGGAGGAGTCCACATACCTGACGAAATTTGCCAGCAAAGTTACGGTGGTTCATAGGCGAGACAAGCTGAAGGCCAGCAAGATAATGCAGGACAGGGCATTTGCAAACCCTAAGATTTCGTTCATTTGGAACAGTACCGTAATCAATGTCCTAGGCAATGACAAGTTAGAGGGGGTAGTAGTGCAGAATGCTGTTGATGGAAAGGCCTCAACCATACAGTGCCAAGGAATGTTCTTGGCGATAGGCCACAAACCCAATACAGAGTTCCTCAAGGGACAAATCGAGTTGGATCAGAAGGGCTATGTCGTCAGAAAGAAATGGTCGCAGACTAATGTCGATGGAGTCTTTGTTGCCGGGGATGTTCACGACTACCGCTACAAGCAGGCGATAACTGCTGCAGGTTACGGATGCGAGGCAGCATTAGACGTAGAAAAGTATCTTGAAGCCAGAGGGATAGAGTAA
- a CDS encoding 30S ribosomal protein S27e: MQKERVLIPQPKSMFVLVQCPACGNEQAIFSHSTTDMNCKSCGARLASRTGGKAIIQAKASKRLDQ; encoded by the coding sequence GTGCAAAAGGAAAGAGTATTGATACCACAGCCGAAGAGCATGTTTGTACTGGTTCAGTGTCCAGCATGCGGCAATGAGCAAGCGATATTCTCGCATTCTACTACCGACATGAATTGCAAATCCTGCGGTGCTAGATTGGCGAGCAGAACTGGCGGCAAGGCCATCATACAGGCAAAAGCATCCAAAAGACTGGATCAGTAG
- a CDS encoding HAD family hydrolase, whose translation MIRAVIFDVDGVILDSTRAIFTNFQETARRLGVRVPADNEIRKLLGQPSSINLRIIFGENPEARKIYDEVNKVTHSSLKLVPNAETALKLIKLKKAIVTSKRLASLNDQLKDYLNYFDAIVTPEDTVKQKPDPEPLLLTCKRLGFPPKEVIYIGDTLRDLETSRNAGIAFIAFAYTGATGEEFSRAGAETIIDSLLDLNKVIQARNSEELKTTRR comes from the coding sequence ATGATACGCGCAGTAATATTTGACGTAGATGGCGTCATACTCGATTCGACTCGAGCAATTTTTACAAACTTCCAAGAGACTGCAAGGAGGCTAGGCGTAAGAGTACCCGCAGATAACGAGATCAGGAAACTCCTCGGTCAACCTTCTAGCATAAACCTCCGAATAATTTTTGGAGAGAATCCAGAAGCTAGGAAAATCTATGACGAAGTTAACAAGGTGACTCACTCTAGCCTGAAATTAGTGCCCAATGCCGAAACTGCTCTGAAACTAATCAAACTGAAGAAAGCTATAGTGACATCTAAAAGGCTAGCTTCGTTAAATGACCAGCTGAAAGATTACCTTAATTATTTTGACGCAATTGTAACTCCTGAGGACACGGTAAAGCAGAAGCCCGATCCCGAACCATTATTGCTTACATGCAAAAGGCTTGGTTTTCCACCAAAAGAGGTGATTTACATTGGAGACACACTAAGAGATCTCGAAACCTCAAGAAATGCCGGCATAGCATTCATAGCTTTTGCCTATACTGGCGCAACGGGGGAAGAGTTCAGCAGAGCCGGGGCCGAGACCATCATAGACTCCTTGCTAGACTTGAATAAGGTCATTCAAGCAAGAAATAGTGAAGAGTTAAAAACCACCAGAAGGTAG
- a CDS encoding 50S ribosomal protein L44e, translated as MKIPKEIRTYCPKDKRHTVHTVALYKKGKERTSALGARRHEEDRKGYGGQKFPELVRTAKTTKKQTLRLKCAECGYEIMRYGIRLRKAEIVA; from the coding sequence ATGAAGATTCCAAAGGAGATTCGGACGTACTGCCCGAAGGATAAAAGGCACACGGTGCATACTGTCGCACTTTACAAAAAAGGCAAGGAACGTACTTCGGCGCTAGGAGCAAGAAGGCACGAGGAAGATCGCAAGGGATATGGAGGGCAAAAGTTCCCCGAACTAGTCAGGACTGCTAAGACCACTAAAAAGCAGACCCTTAGACTAAAATGCGCAGAATGCGGCTACGAAATAATGCGATATGGTATAAGGCTTAGGAAGGCCGAAATAGTAGCATAA
- the larB gene encoding nickel pincer cofactor biosynthesis protein LarB codes for MQIRDILERFAKKEISVSEAERLLKLNAVEEVENFAKIDVSRHLRKGVPEIILADGKLPEHTAKIAIKALARNGSVIISRVSDQDDKLIRKNLPRGVSIEKNDLARTIILRKGAKKKESNGIVGIITAGTSDMAVAEEAKVVLEEMGCKAVCTYDVGVAGIHRLFPSIKMMIEEDVAVIVAVAGREGAMPTIIAGLVDIPVIGVPTSVGYGFGDRGMAALQSMLQACSLGIATVNIDSGIAGGVIAGLIAKRASK; via the coding sequence ATGCAGATCAGGGACATTCTGGAAAGATTTGCCAAGAAGGAAATTTCCGTTTCAGAAGCAGAGAGGCTGCTCAAGCTAAACGCTGTCGAAGAAGTAGAAAACTTTGCAAAGATAGACGTTTCGAGGCATCTCAGGAAAGGTGTTCCAGAGATAATACTTGCTGATGGAAAACTGCCAGAGCATACGGCAAAGATAGCCATCAAGGCTCTAGCCAGAAACGGTAGTGTGATAATCAGCAGAGTCAGCGATCAAGATGATAAATTGATAAGAAAAAATCTGCCTAGAGGCGTTTCAATAGAAAAGAATGATCTTGCAAGGACAATAATATTGAGGAAGGGCGCCAAGAAAAAAGAATCTAATGGCATAGTCGGCATAATAACTGCTGGAACTTCCGACATGGCTGTTGCGGAGGAGGCTAAAGTCGTTTTGGAGGAGATGGGCTGCAAAGCAGTATGCACCTATGATGTTGGCGTTGCAGGGATACACAGGCTATTCCCTTCCATCAAAATGATGATAGAGGAGGATGTTGCTGTGATAGTTGCAGTTGCTGGTAGGGAGGGTGCCATGCCCACCATAATAGCTGGCCTTGTCGATATTCCAGTAATAGGCGTCCCAACTTCTGTGGGTTATGGTTTTGGGGATAGAGGGATGGCAGCGTTGCAGTCAATGCTGCAGGCTTGCTCGCTTGGCATTGCAACTGTCAACATAGATTCTGGGATCGCGGGTGGGGTTATAGCTGGACTAATCGCTAAAAGAGCGTCAAAATAA
- the larE gene encoding ATP-dependent sacrificial sulfur transferase LarE, giving the protein MQSALSLRLDELLDWFSDKDSVIVAFSGGVDSTLLAKVAHLTLKDKTVAVTADSPSLPREELEEAKELAHKIGIRHLVIKTHELENPDYAKNLPDRCYYCKKELFVELKSLAVELGIATIVDGTNSDDLKGHRPGARAEVDEGIRRPFAELGFRKEAIRELSRNLGLPTADKPSMACLSSRFAYGQMITLSGLSKVEKAEKFVKQITGVRQLRIRNHGEIARIEVAREEMAKLFDSKITAKIDTELKALGFTYVTIDLAGYSTGSMNRTIRK; this is encoded by the coding sequence ATGCAAAGTGCTCTGTCTCTAAGACTTGATGAGCTGCTGGACTGGTTCTCCGACAAGGACTCTGTGATTGTAGCCTTTTCTGGAGGAGTCGATAGCACGTTACTCGCTAAAGTAGCGCATCTTACACTGAAGGACAAAACAGTTGCTGTTACGGCAGATTCCCCGAGCTTGCCCAGAGAGGAGCTGGAGGAGGCAAAAGAGCTCGCGCACAAAATTGGAATAAGGCATCTTGTAATCAAGACGCATGAGCTTGAAAATCCAGACTATGCAAAGAACCTTCCCGACAGGTGCTACTACTGCAAGAAGGAGCTCTTTGTCGAGCTCAAATCCTTGGCTGTAGAACTTGGCATCGCGACCATCGTGGATGGAACCAACTCTGATGACTTAAAGGGCCACAGGCCTGGAGCTCGTGCGGAAGTTGACGAGGGGATAAGGAGGCCTTTTGCTGAACTTGGATTCAGAAAGGAAGCTATCAGGGAACTGTCAAGAAACCTTGGACTTCCTACTGCCGACAAGCCTTCTATGGCCTGTTTATCTTCAAGGTTTGCCTATGGCCAGATGATAACATTGAGCGGTCTTTCAAAGGTAGAGAAGGCGGAGAAGTTCGTAAAGCAGATTACGGGCGTCAGGCAGCTTAGAATTAGGAACCATGGGGAGATTGCAAGGATAGAAGTTGCAAGGGAAGAAATGGCCAAACTGTTTGACAGTAAGATAACTGCCAAGATTGATACAGAACTAAAGGCTCTTGGGTTTACCTATGTGACGATTGATCTTGCTGGATATTCTACTGGAAGCATGAACAGGACCATTCGGAAATAG
- a CDS encoding 5-formyltetrahydrofolate cyclo-ligase, with protein sequence MKEYLSKSEIRNLVRELRRKQSPASIIRKSRAIWKSLSSLPEYRRARTIAFYASIAKEGEVATAYMIEGSLAQKKKLCLPKVVDDRLEFFDIKNVEDLDEGAFGILEPTGEKVEPEQIELIILPGIAFDVSGNRIGFGRGYYDRFLKKARNTSIVALAFDFQIVDKIPSAESDVRVSKIVTESRIIDCK encoded by the coding sequence TTGAAAGAATATTTGTCAAAGAGCGAAATCAGGAACCTTGTAAGAGAGTTAAGGAGGAAGCAGAGTCCTGCTTCCATAATAAGAAAGAGCAGAGCAATTTGGAAGTCGCTGTCATCATTGCCAGAATACCGCAGGGCTAGAACCATAGCGTTTTACGCTTCCATTGCAAAAGAGGGAGAAGTTGCTACTGCCTATATGATAGAGGGTTCGCTTGCGCAAAAAAAGAAACTCTGCCTTCCGAAAGTCGTTGACGATCGTCTGGAGTTCTTTGACATTAAGAATGTTGAAGATTTGGATGAAGGAGCGTTTGGCATATTGGAGCCAACAGGAGAGAAGGTCGAGCCAGAACAGATTGAGCTTATCATTCTGCCAGGCATAGCATTTGATGTCTCTGGTAATAGAATCGGTTTCGGAAGAGGCTATTACGACAGGTTTCTCAAGAAGGCTAGAAATACGTCAATAGTGGCTCTGGCTTTTGACTTTCAGATAGTCGATAAGATTCCCTCCGCAGAATCGGATGTCAGAGTTAGTAAGATAGTTACGGAGTCCAGAATTATAGACTGCAAATAA
- a CDS encoding CBS domain-containing protein, translating to MRKVLASSSNDVTAGACMSVPLISIDPDALLSEAARTMSSNKLRRLAVIKDGKLEGIITASDIARHLANLASQNDPFLNAMARKAPPRGVHT from the coding sequence GTGAGAAAAGTTCTTGCCTCTTCAAGCAATGACGTTACTGCTGGAGCGTGTATGTCCGTCCCTCTAATCTCCATTGATCCAGACGCTTTGCTCAGTGAAGCTGCTAGGACGATGTCCAGCAACAAGCTCAGAAGGCTCGCAGTCATAAAAGACGGGAAGCTGGAGGGAATAATCACCGCATCCGATATCGCAAGGCACTTGGCAAACCTTGCAAGTCAAAACGATCCGTTCCTTAATGCCATGGCAAGAAAAGCTCCTCCAAGGGGAGTTCACACCTAA
- a CDS encoding CBS domain-containing protein — protein MARVKDIARKGAVTVDINAKAADIAKTMIENDVAAVLVTHEEKVVGIITERDLKGLGEKSSCLFKQ, from the coding sequence TTGGCAAGGGTCAAGGACATAGCAAGGAAAGGAGCTGTTACGGTTGATATTAATGCCAAGGCTGCAGATATTGCAAAGACCATGATAGAGAATGATGTTGCTGCAGTTCTGGTTACTCACGAAGAAAAAGTTGTTGGTATTATAACTGAAAGGGACTTGAAGGGACTTGGTGAGAAAAGTTCTTGCCTCTTCAAGCAATGA
- a CDS encoding RidA family protein, producing the protein MIEERLKSKGIELPEPPKPAGAYVPAVKVQNFVFVAGQLPFVKGVLKYKGKLGRETNLEEGYQAARICALNALSVLKSELGTLDRVSRIVRVAGFVNSAEDFTDQPKVINGASDLLAEAFGDAGKHVRIAVGTNTLPLGAAVEVEILAEIKG; encoded by the coding sequence ATGATAGAAGAGAGGCTAAAGAGTAAGGGCATAGAATTGCCAGAGCCGCCTAAACCTGCGGGAGCTTATGTTCCAGCAGTGAAGGTGCAGAACTTTGTCTTTGTTGCTGGACAATTACCTTTTGTCAAGGGCGTTCTGAAATACAAAGGGAAGCTTGGTAGAGAAACCAATCTTGAGGAGGGCTATCAGGCCGCAAGGATATGTGCTTTGAACGCTCTTAGCGTATTGAAAAGTGAGCTTGGAACTCTCGACAGAGTTAGCAGAATTGTGAGAGTTGCAGGTTTCGTGAATAGTGCAGAGGACTTTACTGACCAGCCCAAAGTCATTAATGGGGCTTCAGACCTTCTTGCAGAAGCATTTGGGGATGCAGGGAAGCATGTAAGAATCGCTGTAGGAACCAACACTCTACCTCTCGGGGCTGCGGTAGAAGTCGAAATCCTGGCCGAGATAAAGGGTTAG
- the cofE gene encoding coenzyme F420-0:L-glutamate ligase, translated as MWGCREACKNRCRNQHSTSRGCGRSRNPGRDKGLVSLKIELIVIKVKRQQPSFDIHATILNSIKKNGQDLKAGDILIISSKFVSMSENRIVDLANIKVKKEGKELAESLSMDPSLAQLVVDEADTIFSGVQGFALAIKNGVIVPNAGIDRSNVFHGHAILYPKNPYFSAAKIRKKILEKTGKKIGIVLSDSRLMPTRIGTTGVALAVSGFDPVKDERGRKDLFGNVLRVTQRALADDLCSAAQLLMGEADEGMPIVIARNTGIKITDKAKPKTTAVPFSECIYIAGLSNQNLIERMKRIKSQP; from the coding sequence ATTTGGGGATGCAGGGAAGCATGTAAGAATCGCTGTAGGAACCAACACTCTACCTCTCGGGGCTGCGGTAGAAGTCGAAATCCTGGCCGAGATAAAGGGTTAGTTTCGTTGAAGATAGAATTAATTGTCATCAAGGTTAAGCGGCAGCAGCCAAGTTTCGATATCCATGCAACCATTCTTAATTCTATCAAGAAGAATGGGCAGGACCTTAAGGCTGGGGACATTCTGATAATTTCAAGCAAGTTTGTTTCAATGTCAGAGAACAGAATAGTCGATCTCGCGAATATCAAGGTGAAAAAAGAGGGTAAAGAACTTGCAGAATCCCTTAGCATGGATCCTTCTCTTGCCCAGCTCGTTGTGGACGAAGCCGATACGATATTTTCTGGCGTGCAGGGTTTCGCACTGGCCATCAAGAACGGTGTCATAGTTCCAAATGCAGGTATAGATAGATCAAATGTTTTTCACGGCCACGCAATTTTGTATCCTAAGAACCCTTACTTCTCAGCAGCAAAAATCAGAAAGAAGATTCTGGAAAAGACGGGCAAAAAGATCGGCATAGTTCTGAGCGACAGCAGACTGATGCCTACTCGCATAGGCACTACTGGAGTAGCGTTGGCAGTATCAGGGTTCGATCCTGTCAAAGATGAGCGGGGAAGGAAAGACCTCTTTGGAAATGTGTTAAGGGTTACACAGAGGGCACTTGCTGATGATCTATGCTCTGCAGCCCAGCTGCTAATGGGTGAAGCAGATGAAGGTATGCCTATTGTAATTGCCAGAAATACAGGCATCAAAATAACAGATAAAGCTAAACCGAAAACCACTGCAGTGCCATTTAGTGAGTGCATTTACATAGCTGGGCTGAGCAACCAGAACCTGATTGAAAGGATGAAGAGAATTAAGAGCCAACCCTGA
- a CDS encoding thioredoxin family protein, whose protein sequence is MNSKIRTVAFVLVLITVVSSIIYLQNLSGTPIVSGGFEFVGISNWINSEPLTMQSLRGKVVLVDFWTYSCINCIRTLPYIVAWNDKYSEHGLVIVGVHSPEFAFEKKLDNVKDAVQKFGIKYPIALDNDHLTFSGFGNRFWPHKYLFDAKGNLRYDHIGEGGYEETERQIQKLLAESGAKISIPIEPENKYVNVDLGGAVAGMTRELYAVRDVINTDAPNIAGRKATYKDEGNHRTDGIYLDGEWTTNVDHMLHAGKMGSFVIAYSGRTASPVIGSPSGQKFTAKVLLDGNTVPKESAGQDLKFDQNGSSYVKIDGPPRLYSLVNAKIPFGKHEIKVETNAGLAIWSVTFGA, encoded by the coding sequence ATGAACTCAAAGATCAGAACTGTCGCATTTGTTCTGGTATTGATAACAGTAGTATCCAGCATCATCTATCTTCAAAACCTTTCCGGGACTCCAATAGTTTCTGGAGGTTTCGAATTTGTAGGGATATCGAACTGGATAAACTCTGAGCCATTGACGATGCAGTCGCTCAGAGGAAAAGTTGTGCTGGTAGACTTCTGGACTTACAGTTGCATAAACTGCATACGGACTCTCCCGTACATAGTTGCTTGGAATGACAAGTATTCTGAACATGGCCTTGTGATAGTCGGAGTTCATTCCCCAGAATTTGCATTTGAAAAGAAACTCGACAATGTCAAAGATGCCGTGCAGAAATTCGGCATAAAATATCCCATAGCCTTGGACAATGATCATCTAACATTTTCGGGGTTTGGCAACAGGTTCTGGCCCCACAAGTATCTTTTTGATGCAAAGGGAAACCTGCGGTACGACCATATAGGAGAAGGAGGTTACGAGGAGACTGAAAGACAGATACAGAAACTTCTTGCCGAGAGTGGCGCAAAGATCTCCATACCCATTGAGCCTGAAAACAAGTACGTGAATGTTGATCTAGGCGGTGCAGTTGCAGGGATGACGAGGGAACTTTATGCAGTTAGAGATGTCATCAATACAGACGCACCGAACATCGCAGGGAGAAAAGCGACATACAAGGACGAGGGAAACCATCGCACCGACGGGATATACCTTGATGGAGAATGGACGACCAATGTCGATCATATGTTGCATGCAGGCAAGATGGGCTCTTTTGTGATTGCTTATTCGGGAAGGACTGCTTCCCCAGTCATCGGCTCTCCATCAGGTCAGAAGTTCACGGCAAAAGTTCTGCTTGATGGCAATACGGTTCCCAAAGAGTCTGCAGGACAAGATCTAAAGTTTGATCAAAATGGAAGTTCCTATGTGAAGATTGATGGTCCTCCACGGCTTTATTCGCTAGTAAATGCAAAAATTCCATTCGGCAAGCATGAAATTAAGGTAGAAACTAACGCCGGATTAGCCATATGGTCTGTTACATTTGGTGCATAG
- a CDS encoding cytochrome C biogenesis protein — protein MADPLTLVITGSAGVLSFFSPCILPMLPAYLGHLAGVTLVDLEKAENSKIQRSVFFHALLFVLGFASIFILMGSALAFVGQQLGNFQIWLSRIGGAIIIGFGMYTLRVLPSVPMLERQRRLFSVSGGSGYFSSALIGASFGVGWTPCVGSILASVLVLASSSSTVAEGATLLTVFSIGLAVPFLLLGLFTSRFSKIIKKLNKRLSLINVVSGIILIALGVIVFTNNFGRLLSLFL, from the coding sequence ATGGCCGATCCCCTTACCTTAGTAATTACTGGTAGTGCAGGTGTTCTCTCGTTCTTTTCGCCCTGCATACTGCCTATGCTACCAGCATATCTGGGCCATCTAGCAGGTGTTACACTTGTAGACCTTGAAAAAGCAGAAAATTCGAAAATCCAGAGGAGTGTTTTCTTTCATGCGTTACTCTTCGTTCTGGGCTTCGCGTCGATATTTATCCTCATGGGCTCTGCACTTGCGTTTGTAGGCCAACAACTTGGCAACTTTCAAATATGGCTCTCCAGAATTGGAGGCGCCATAATAATTGGCTTCGGCATGTACACTCTGAGGGTTCTTCCTTCCGTACCCATGCTGGAGAGGCAGAGAAGGTTATTTTCCGTATCAGGAGGCAGTGGCTACTTTAGTTCAGCACTAATAGGTGCATCGTTTGGTGTCGGCTGGACGCCCTGTGTCGGTTCCATACTTGCAAGTGTTCTGGTCCTTGCCAGCAGCTCATCTACCGTAGCTGAAGGTGCCACGTTACTCACAGTATTCTCGATCGGGCTTGCGGTTCCATTTCTCCTGCTCGGCTTATTTACGTCAAGGTTCTCGAAAATAATCAAGAAACTTAACAAGAGATTGTCTTTGATCAACGTAGTCTCAGGCATCATCCTTATAGCTCTAGGCGTGATAGTCTTCACGAACAATTTTGGTAGACTTCTAAGCCTCTTCCTGTGA